One window from the genome of Mastacembelus armatus chromosome 18, fMasArm1.2, whole genome shotgun sequence encodes:
- the reeld1 gene encoding reelin domain-containing protein 1 has protein sequence MQPTLDCFGVGVVLFLLAPLTGSFSRGANQASCQEMTPGHISAQPLYLQHSHVTLHTSASSYLPGQLLTVTVRSSRDFMGFLLQARSSTRVGPVLVGGSWTFTPPGTHTLHCFSEGDTLTHSDKQLKRNLSFVWRAPDAPMGDIRFYITVVQSYFVYWAGIESAVVHDGSQSNTPSFALQGEEVTDLPDESTLHLSSSTFTHSLLTSSLVQHNSTTALHPYNGSTQVSIRPSIMSLLFTHLSSSSMKTAPAISVLSAPSPISTPPSSSASSTTPSSNYSTHPSPDPLFSPVTLSPSSPFMSSTSITGSTFSSPSSSTISPVLSSFSTVSPVSSISSSNSPISSPLSSSISTSTPSSFFSPDLSRSTNSSIPSSSFMSFDSTTPYPGPSPAPRRSLYNPLMSSSSPVSSQRLTAGQRSLIQNHMTSSNPVPNLNPPTPKTAVHTNPEPHPNFKLNIGHELKPNLPNTKNKPKRPSNLPGTPDKEEKYPDIIPRHSAWELGMLLGSSAGLGMVLVVGVRYMYRQVCRKQTEMTLNDRERDYGRGERGLIHVQECGDLVRVRRIRENSFVLLAEYDILATPGD, from the exons atgCAGCCCACCCTTGACTGTTTCGGGGTGGGTGTGGTCTTATTCTTGTTGGCACCGCTCACCGGGTCGTTTTCCCGCGGTGCCAACCAGGCCTCCTGTCAGGAGATGACTCCCGGCCACATCAGCGCTCAGCCTCTGTACCTGCAGCACAGTCACGTCACCCTGCACACGTCCGCCTCCTCTTACCTGCCTGGACAATTACTCACAG TAACTGTCCGAAGCTCTCGGGACTTCATGGGTTTCCTGCTGCAGGCTCGCAGT TCTACGAGAGTTGGTCCAGTGCTGGTCGGCGGCTCCTGGACCTTTACTCCCCCCGGTACCCACACCCTGCACTGCTTCTCAGAGGGTGACACCCTCACACACTCTGACAAGCAGCTGAAGAGAAACCTCTCATTTGTATGGAGGGCTCCTGATGCACCCATGGGAGACATACGGTTCTA TATCACGGTGGTGCAGTCCTACTTTGTGTATTGGGCGGGTATTGAATCTGCAGTGGTGCATGATGGGAGTCAGAGTAACACCCCAAGTTTTGCACTACAGGGAGAGGAAGTTACTGACCTGCCAG ATGAGTCCACTCTTCACTTGTCATCTTCTACTTTCACTCATTCTTTGCTAACTTCCTCCCTGGTTCAGCATAACTCTACCACTGCTCTACACCCCTACAACGGTTCCACCCAGGTATCCATACGTCCATCCATCATGTCATTGTTGTTCACCCATTTGTCTTCGTCCTCCATGAAAACAGCTCCAgccatttctgttctctctgctccttCCCCTATCTCCACTCCTCcgtcctcctctgcctcttctaCCACACCTTCCTCTAACTACTCTACCCATCCATCACCAGATCCCCTGTTTTCTCCAGTCACTTTATCTCCCTCATCTCCCTTTATGTCCTCCACATCCATCACAGGCTCAACCTTCTCCTCACCCTCTTCTTCCACCATCTCCCCAGTCCTCTCTTCATTCTCAACTGTCTCACCAGTTTCTTCCATATCATCTTCAAATTCTCCCATTTCATCCCCTCTGTCTTCATCCATCTCAACTTCCACCccatcttctttcttttcaccaGACTTGTCACGTTCCACCAACTCATCGAtcccctcttcctcttttaTGTCCTTCGACTCTACCACCCCTTACCCAGGGCCTTCGCCAGCACCCCGTCGCTCTCTCTACAACCCACTCATGTCCTCATCATCCCCTGTGTcctctcagagactcactgcaggtcagaggtcactaatCCAGAACCACATGACATCATCCAATCCTGTACCCAACCTCAACCCACCAACACCTAAAACAGCAGTACACACAAACCCTGAACCTCATCCAaattttaaactaaatattgGTCATGAGTTGAAACCAAACCTTCccaacactaaaaataaaccCAAACGTCCCTCCAATCTCCCTGGAACTCCTGACAAGGAAGAAAAGTATCCAGACATTATCCCCAGACACAGTGCCTGGGAGCTGGGCATGCTGCTGGGCTCCTCAGCTGGTTTGGGCATGGTGCTGGTGGTTGGGGTAAGGTATATGTACCGTCAAGTTTGTCGCAAACAGACGGAGATGACCCTGAACGACAGGGAAAGAGACTATGGAAGAGGAGAGCGAGGGCTGATCCACGTTCAGGAGTGTGGAGATTTGGTCCGAGTCCGGAGAATCAGAGAGAACAGTTTTGTGCTTCTGGCAGAGTATGACATACTGGCAACACCGGGAGACTGA
- the LOC113139745 gene encoding uncharacterized protein LOC113139745 isoform X2, translating into MSIDTLQASGLCVCERVTVTMKCVLFSLLVTWTLAASGVEQDSPCPPQWLLFGHRCFAFYPVWSSWSTAHSLCSQTGGDFVSLHSPEELQFIRQLTNSPVWLGGYLPQQNDSFALRIRDRTNQMQEKSMVGRACIEMDPKSGELHRASCEELRFYICCSRAHSGSTVFTRSRKPAAPGVLRGVNLFSVMWGHTDMLTEGILHWSPFLRQLRSGHLTKSCYTSFVQQEALYLHRISSTLEALISGLQEADNTRSLLLHTLKHYRHRNKSLVVSPLPQWLLYSLQSFHLVVLEEPIYWLVALSARASLYSYLLEKLPLPKPGPNPQLVSKSVANTLYQEWKYEVTWTLRYQKVIKEQQDQVNVFKAISIFREHMMNQKSFFKAVTCNTEGDG; encoded by the exons ATGAGCATCGATACCCTGCAGGCGtctggtctgtgtgtctgtgagagagtAACT gtaACGAtgaagtgtgtgttgttttctctcctcGTGACTTGGACGCTCGCCGCCTCAG GGGTGGAACAAGACTCACCATGCCCACCTCAGTGGCTCCTGTTCGGGCACAGATGCTTCGCTTTCTACCCTGTGTGGAGCTCCTGGAGCACCGCTCAT tcttTGTGCTCTCAGACAGGTGGTGATTTTGTGTCACTTCACTCACCTGAGGAGTTGCAGTTCATCCGTCAGCTCACAAACAGTCCGGTCTGGCTGGGTGGATACCTGCCACAACAG AATGACAGTTTTGCTCTCAGGATCAGAGACCGTACCAATCAGATGCAGGAGAAGAGCATGGTGGGCAGGGCTTGCATAGAAATGGACCCCAAAA gtggaGAGCTGCACAGAGCCTCCTGTGAAGAGTTAAGAttctacatctgctgctccagaGCCCA CTCCGGTTCCACCGTCTTCACCAGAAGCAGAAAACCAGCTGCACCAG GTGTTCTCCGTGGTGTGAATTTGTTCAGTGTCATGTGGGGTCACACTGACATGTTGACAGAGGGGATTCTCCACTGGTCCCCCTTCCTCAGACAGCTTAGGTCTGGTCATCTGACAAAGAGTTGCTACACCAGCTTCGTCCAGCAGGAGGCGCTCTACCTGCACAGAATCAGCAGCACactggag GCTCTGATCAGTGGCCTGCAGGAAGCAGACAATACGAgatcactgctgctgcacacGCTCAAACACTACAGGCACAGAAACAAG AGCCTTGTGGTGTCCCCGCTCCCACAGTGGCTCCTCTACAGCCTGCAGTCTTTCCACTTGGTGGTTTTAGAGGAACCGATCTACTGGCTGGTGGCTCTGTCGGCTCGGGCCTCTCTCTATAGCTACCTGCTTGAGAAACTGCCCCTCCCAAAGCCAGGACCCAATCCCCAGCTGGTGTCTAAGTCTGTGGCTAACACCCTCTACCAGGAATGGAAATATGAGGTCACCTGGACCCTCAG gtACCAAAAGGTGATAAAGGAACAGCAGGACCAGGTGAACGTGTTTAAAGCCATCAGCATCTTCAGAGAGCACATGATGAACCAGAAGAGTTTCTTCAAGGCCGT aaccTGTAATACTGAGGGTGATGGATGA
- the LOC113139745 gene encoding uncharacterized protein LOC113139745 isoform X1, with protein MCLPRSLKTQSLGGVEYQLEVTMKCVLFSLLVTWTLAASGVEQDSPCPPQWLLFGHRCFAFYPVWSSWSTAHSLCSQTGGDFVSLHSPEELQFIRQLTNSPVWLGGYLPQQNDSFALRIRDRTNQMQEKSMVGRACIEMDPKSGELHRASCEELRFYICCSRAHSGSTVFTRSRKPAAPGVLRGVNLFSVMWGHTDMLTEGILHWSPFLRQLRSGHLTKSCYTSFVQQEALYLHRISSTLEALISGLQEADNTRSLLLHTLKHYRHRNKSLVVSPLPQWLLYSLQSFHLVVLEEPIYWLVALSARASLYSYLLEKLPLPKPGPNPQLVSKSVANTLYQEWKYEVTWTLRYQKVIKEQQDQVNVFKAISIFREHMMNQKSFFKAVTCNTEGDG; from the exons ATGTGTTTGCCCCgaagtttaaaaacacagtcTCTTGGAGGGGTTGAGTATCAGCTTGAG gtaACGAtgaagtgtgtgttgttttctctcctcGTGACTTGGACGCTCGCCGCCTCAG GGGTGGAACAAGACTCACCATGCCCACCTCAGTGGCTCCTGTTCGGGCACAGATGCTTCGCTTTCTACCCTGTGTGGAGCTCCTGGAGCACCGCTCAT tcttTGTGCTCTCAGACAGGTGGTGATTTTGTGTCACTTCACTCACCTGAGGAGTTGCAGTTCATCCGTCAGCTCACAAACAGTCCGGTCTGGCTGGGTGGATACCTGCCACAACAG AATGACAGTTTTGCTCTCAGGATCAGAGACCGTACCAATCAGATGCAGGAGAAGAGCATGGTGGGCAGGGCTTGCATAGAAATGGACCCCAAAA gtggaGAGCTGCACAGAGCCTCCTGTGAAGAGTTAAGAttctacatctgctgctccagaGCCCA CTCCGGTTCCACCGTCTTCACCAGAAGCAGAAAACCAGCTGCACCAG GTGTTCTCCGTGGTGTGAATTTGTTCAGTGTCATGTGGGGTCACACTGACATGTTGACAGAGGGGATTCTCCACTGGTCCCCCTTCCTCAGACAGCTTAGGTCTGGTCATCTGACAAAGAGTTGCTACACCAGCTTCGTCCAGCAGGAGGCGCTCTACCTGCACAGAATCAGCAGCACactggag GCTCTGATCAGTGGCCTGCAGGAAGCAGACAATACGAgatcactgctgctgcacacGCTCAAACACTACAGGCACAGAAACAAG AGCCTTGTGGTGTCCCCGCTCCCACAGTGGCTCCTCTACAGCCTGCAGTCTTTCCACTTGGTGGTTTTAGAGGAACCGATCTACTGGCTGGTGGCTCTGTCGGCTCGGGCCTCTCTCTATAGCTACCTGCTTGAGAAACTGCCCCTCCCAAAGCCAGGACCCAATCCCCAGCTGGTGTCTAAGTCTGTGGCTAACACCCTCTACCAGGAATGGAAATATGAGGTCACCTGGACCCTCAG gtACCAAAAGGTGATAAAGGAACAGCAGGACCAGGTGAACGTGTTTAAAGCCATCAGCATCTTCAGAGAGCACATGATGAACCAGAAGAGTTTCTTCAAGGCCGT aaccTGTAATACTGAGGGTGATGGATGA
- the LOC113139745 gene encoding uncharacterized protein LOC113139745 isoform X3 has protein sequence MKCVLFSLLVTWTLAASGVEQDSPCPPQWLLFGHRCFAFYPVWSSWSTAHSLCSQTGGDFVSLHSPEELQFIRQLTNSPVWLGGYLPQQNDSFALRIRDRTNQMQEKSMVGRACIEMDPKSGELHRASCEELRFYICCSRAHSGSTVFTRSRKPAAPGVLRGVNLFSVMWGHTDMLTEGILHWSPFLRQLRSGHLTKSCYTSFVQQEALYLHRISSTLEALISGLQEADNTRSLLLHTLKHYRHRNKSLVVSPLPQWLLYSLQSFHLVVLEEPIYWLVALSARASLYSYLLEKLPLPKPGPNPQLVSKSVANTLYQEWKYEVTWTLRYQKVIKEQQDQVNVFKAISIFREHMMNQKSFFKAVTCNTEGDG, from the exons AtgaagtgtgtgttgttttctctcctcGTGACTTGGACGCTCGCCGCCTCAG GGGTGGAACAAGACTCACCATGCCCACCTCAGTGGCTCCTGTTCGGGCACAGATGCTTCGCTTTCTACCCTGTGTGGAGCTCCTGGAGCACCGCTCAT tcttTGTGCTCTCAGACAGGTGGTGATTTTGTGTCACTTCACTCACCTGAGGAGTTGCAGTTCATCCGTCAGCTCACAAACAGTCCGGTCTGGCTGGGTGGATACCTGCCACAACAG AATGACAGTTTTGCTCTCAGGATCAGAGACCGTACCAATCAGATGCAGGAGAAGAGCATGGTGGGCAGGGCTTGCATAGAAATGGACCCCAAAA gtggaGAGCTGCACAGAGCCTCCTGTGAAGAGTTAAGAttctacatctgctgctccagaGCCCA CTCCGGTTCCACCGTCTTCACCAGAAGCAGAAAACCAGCTGCACCAG GTGTTCTCCGTGGTGTGAATTTGTTCAGTGTCATGTGGGGTCACACTGACATGTTGACAGAGGGGATTCTCCACTGGTCCCCCTTCCTCAGACAGCTTAGGTCTGGTCATCTGACAAAGAGTTGCTACACCAGCTTCGTCCAGCAGGAGGCGCTCTACCTGCACAGAATCAGCAGCACactggag GCTCTGATCAGTGGCCTGCAGGAAGCAGACAATACGAgatcactgctgctgcacacGCTCAAACACTACAGGCACAGAAACAAG AGCCTTGTGGTGTCCCCGCTCCCACAGTGGCTCCTCTACAGCCTGCAGTCTTTCCACTTGGTGGTTTTAGAGGAACCGATCTACTGGCTGGTGGCTCTGTCGGCTCGGGCCTCTCTCTATAGCTACCTGCTTGAGAAACTGCCCCTCCCAAAGCCAGGACCCAATCCCCAGCTGGTGTCTAAGTCTGTGGCTAACACCCTCTACCAGGAATGGAAATATGAGGTCACCTGGACCCTCAG gtACCAAAAGGTGATAAAGGAACAGCAGGACCAGGTGAACGTGTTTAAAGCCATCAGCATCTTCAGAGAGCACATGATGAACCAGAAGAGTTTCTTCAAGGCCGT aaccTGTAATACTGAGGGTGATGGATGA
- the LOC113125366 gene encoding uncharacterized protein LOC113125366, whose translation MKRGSSVLQPPSDAAKRHTLPANTHSATHTADDARSLSVSDAHATGSSPFPAATSLFSPDVSIKMASDLLIRLSEATQKVQVHPGSRAEAEPQRREVHGGQQDEPGLALSPDGPGASPEPPSLTHTPEGNAAMDTLASDLLRKLAERQQVSCHGVRVKEEDEPMEVDSLVAVDLIRDRPITKETTKSTPQMANRHRFTLKTEDQGLSRNKMVEQVHPGAKMAEKHLLGLKIEENALTGGSRPDPKSGDTVVSGASKFQFRVKMEDHGISGTKMEDHLLSGAKMEDQLLLKAKIAERPFSGAKMNNRFLPAVKMEDRFSSGVKKEKQLLSGTKTENQLLPGAPLVDQVFSRANTEEQLFCGAKMEDQFTSGAKMADQCLRAVLWQDMSVNLASTLLHQLSERVSNSNNQLMERMTPPIRSSPVVKVNVDSLRSSPLSSSQEPPHETQTSPSRDQTTACPYFYRCHVCGFETEGRALFQSHMTEHRQWEHGSFSLHCCVCDHSTNKEAEMRVHADTHVQGDTGVSADMRCPVTLPDATAVSSSAPAVAIATQQENSTSEHRCRICQRSFPGQQELLVHFQGHRQGNQYRCDRCGHLTRTANKLVEHVRVHTGERPFTCDLCPYSAKRRDSLRLHCKVKHGAHVNGNAADSPGDVHTHRSYVHGDNQRSNKHVQRLHTPPSTHTAPRSPSSSPSSSSSSSKHSFLGYLGLTSSL comes from the exons ATGAAGCGTGGGTCGAGTGTGTTGCAGCCTCCCTCTGATGCAGCCAAACGACACACACtccctgcaaacacacactcagcgACACACACCGCCGATGATGCTCGCTCACTGAGTGTGTCCGACGCGCACGCCACAGGTTCAAGTCCCTTCCCAGCAGCCACTTCTCTGTTCAGCCCTGATGTCAGCATCAAGATGGCGTCTgacctcctcatcaggctgtcag AGGCCACACAGAAGGTCCAGGTGCATCCTGGGAGCCGAGCGGAGGCGGAGCCTCAGCGGCGTGAGGTGCACGGGGGGCAGCAGGACGAGCCTGGCCTCGCTCTGTCGCCGGACGGCCCTGGGGCGAGTCCCGAGCCGCCGTCCCTCACGCACACACCTGAGGGCAACGCCGCCATGGACACACTGGCTTCAGACCTGCTGAGGAAACTGGCAG AGCGTCAGCAGGTGAGCTGCCATGGGGTGAGGGTCAAAGAAGAAGACGAGCCAATGGAAGTCGACTCACTGGTGGCTGTTGACCTTATACGTGATCGGCCAATCACAAAAGAGACGACCAAATCTACTCCACAGATGGCGAACCGCCATCGCTTCACCCTTAAAACAGAAGACCAGGGTCTCAGTCGCAACAAGATGGTCGAGCAGGTGCACCCTGGAGCCAAAATGGCAGAGAAGCATCTCCTTGGCcttaaaatagaagaaaatgCTTTAACAGGAGGCAGCCGGCCTGACCCTAAGTCAGGTGACACTGTCGTCTCTGGAGCCAGCAAGTTTCAGTTCAGAGTGAAAATGGAGGATCATGGCATCTCTGGGACCAAGATGGAGGACCATCTTCTCTCTGGAGCCAAGATGGAGGACCAGCTTCTACTTAAAGCTAAAATTGCAGAGCGACCTTTCTCCGGAGCGAAGATGAACAACAGGTTCCTTCCTGCAGTCAAGATGGAGGACAGGTTCTCCTCTGGAGTCAAAAAGGAGAAACAGCTTCTCTCTGGGACCAAGACCGAGAACCAGCTCCTGCCTGGTGCCCCGTTGGTGGACCAGGTTTTTTCCAGAGCAAACACAGAGGAACAGCTTTTCTGCGGCGCCAAGATGGAAGACCAATTCACCTCTGGAGCCAAGATGGCCGACCAATGCCTCAGAGCCGTGCTGTGGCAGGACATGTCAGTGAACCTGGCATCCACGCTGCTGCATCAGCTctcag AGAGGGTCAGTAACTCCAACAATCAGCTGATGGAGAGGATGACTCCGCCCATCAGAAGCAG CCCTGTTGTGAAGGTGAATGTGGACTCACTCCGCTCCTCCCCACTGTCAAGCTCCCAGGAACCTCCACATG aaACTCAAACCAGCCCCAGCAGAGATCAAACCACAGCTTGTCCTTATTTCTACAG GTGTCACGTATGTGGGTTTGAGACCGAGGGGCGCGCCCTTTTCCAGAGTCACATGACAGAGCACCGCCAATGGGAGCACGGCTCCTTCTCGCTGCACTGCTGCGTGTGCGACCACTCGACCAATAAGGAGGCAGAGATGAGGGTTCATGCCGACACGCACGTACAGGGGGACACAGGGGTCAGCGCAGACATGAG ATGCCCCGTCACCCTTCCTGACGCCACTGCAGTCTCCAGCAGCGCTCCGGCAGTTGCCATAGCAACCCAGCAGGAGAATAGCACCTCTGAGCATCGCTGCCGCATATGCCAGAGGTCGTTTCCAGGGCAACAGGAGCTGCTGGTTCACTTCCAgggtcatcgccaaggcaaccaGTACCGGTGCGACCGGTGCGGCCACCTGACGAGGACAGCCAACAAGCTGGTGGAGCACGTTCGCGTGCACACGGGCGAGCGGCCGTTCACCTGTGACCTTTGCCCCTACAGCGCCAAGCGGCGGGACAGTCTGCGCCTGCACTGCAAGGTCAAACACGGCGCACATGTTAACGGGAACGCGGCAGACTCGCCCGGAGACGTGCACACGCACCGGTCGTACGTGCACGGAGACAATCAGCGTTCCAACAAACACGTTCAGCGGCTGCACACACCgcccagcacacacactgct CCACGCTCCCCTtcatcctccccctcctcctcgtcttcctcctccaaACACTCCTTTCTCGGTTACCTTGGTCTAACATCTTCTTTATAA